In Dehalococcoidales bacterium, the sequence TATGGGCATTGGGGGTTGTCAATTCCGGCAGAAGAGAGGCCAGCTATTCCAGCCCGCTTTTTTGCACCAGTAAACATATGTTCCGGGAGAAGAACTTCAGCGGAAAGCGGTAAGAGCTCTCCGGAAAAGACTTGAGCACGCTAAAACCGGCTTTCCTCACCAGCCCCTCCAGTTCAGGGTATGAAAAGAGGTAATAATAGCGACCCAGGACTTCATCTCTCGTCCGCCAGGGCACAGAGACCTCCTTCCCCATGAACCAGAACCGGGGTTGCCACCGATTCCAGACCGTGATAAAGGCTTCACCTCCCGGCTTTAGCACTCTCCACAGTTCATCCAAAGCCCTCTGCTGCGCTTCTTTACCTCTGATATGATGGTAGGTAGCTACCGATATTGCCCAATCAAAGGCTCCGTCACGATAGGGCAGGTAGGCAGCATCAGCTACCGAGAGATTGACGTCAAAGCCAAACTTCCGGGAGTATTTCCGGGCAAAGCCGAGCATCCGGGGAGAAAAGTCCACACCGTATAAAGTAAAGTTTTGCCGGAAGGGCAGGAAATCGGGGCCATGGGCGCAGCCGATATTGAGCAGACTGCCCCGCCGCCACCGCTGCTCCAGTTCCTCCAGCTCAGTGCGGAATATAGACCAGTGCCTGAAATTGTACCAGCCCGGCGCTATCCGATCAAATACGTCACTCTTCGTCCGGTCCTCACCAGTACCCCTGGAATCCCGAAGCGTCATCATGGTGCTTTCCAAGAAAATACTAAATCCTGATTACCACATTGAATATACTTGTGTCGTCGCATGTAGTAAACTAATACTTAGCTGCAAAAATAGCATTACAAATAACTCCGTTCGCCCTGAGCTTGTCGAAGGGCGCGCCGGTGGTTCGACAGGCTCACCACGAACGGCGCGCTTAAGACCACTTAATTATGAAAGTTGGTACTAATTACACTTTGCAGTATACAATGAGGAAATTCACCAGAACAATATCAGGGGTAACCCCGGTGGCGGTAATGACCCAGCCGATGGCGTGTCCGGGACAATGCGTCTACTGCCCCACCTACACAGCCATACCACGCAGCTATACCCCGGAATCGCCGGCGGTGCTGCGCGCCCGGCAGTGCGACTATGATGCCGCCAGTCAGGTCAGAATGAGATTGCGCATCCTGTCTGATATGGGACACCCCACGGACAAGGTCGAGCTAATCATCATGGGCGGGACTTTCCTGGCTTACCCCGAAGATTACCAGTACCGCTTTATCAAGGGCTGCTATGACGCCCTGAATGACCGGGAATCGGCCACTCTGGAAGAAGCCAAGCTACTTAACGAGACCGCCAGCCACCGCTGCACCGGGCTATGCCTGGAGACCAGACCTGACTGGTGCCGGCAGGAAGAGATAGAGAGGATGCTCGATTTCGGCGCTACGAGGGTGGAGCTAGGGGTGCAAATGCTGGATGATGAAATCTACGGGCTGGTAAAAAGAGGGCACCGGGTAGCGGACGTGGTCAAAGCCAGCCGTCTGCTGCGGGAACACGGCTTTAAGGTACACTACCACTGGATGCCGGGACTGCCCGGCTCCACGCCGGAGAAAGACCTGGAGCTTTCCCGGCAGCTATTCAGTGACGCCCGCTTCAGGCCGGACGGCTTGAAGCTATATCCCACGATGGTAGTGGCGGGCACCGAACTGGAGAAATGGTACCAGGATGGGAGCTACCAGCCGTATCCCGCCAGCGTGATGACCGACCTGGTGGCTGATATCAAATCTATCGTGCCCGGGTATGTCCGGATATCACGCGTGCTGCGTGATATCCCCTCCAAATTCATTGTCGGCGGTCTTAAGGATTCCCTGCGGGACGTGGTCAAGCACAGAATGAGGGAACTGGGCACCGGCTGCCGGTGCATCCGGTGCCGGGAATACGGCCACCGCGTACAGGACGGGTGGGAAACAGGGGAACCCCGGATGGTCAGAATAGACTACGAAGCCTCTGAAGGTAAAGAAATCTTCCTGTCCCTGGAGGATGAGCGGGAAACGCTCTTCGGTCTGTTACGGATGAGAGTCCAGTCCAGACCCGTCGCCAGACTGGGACAGCTTGATGGCAGCCTGGCTCTTATCAGGGAGCTGCACGTCTACGGCGCCGAGGTCCCTCTGAACCGGCAGAACCCGGCCGCCGCCCAGCACAAGGGCACCGGCAAGGCGCTGGTAGCTGAAGCGGAGAGGATTGCCCGCGCTGAATTTCAAGCCCGG encodes:
- a CDS encoding class I SAM-dependent methyltransferase, translating into MMTLRDSRGTGEDRTKSDVFDRIAPGWYNFRHWSIFRTELEELEQRWRRGSLLNIGCAHGPDFLPFRQNFTLYGVDFSPRMLGFARKYSRKFGFDVNLSVADAAYLPYRDGAFDWAISVATYHHIRGKEAQQRALDELWRVLKPGGEAFITVWNRWQPRFWFMGKEVSVPWRTRDEVLGRYYYLFSYPELEGLVRKAGFSVLKSFPESSYRFPLKFFSRNICLLVQKSGLE
- a CDS encoding tRNA uridine(34) 5-carboxymethylaminomethyl modification radical SAM/GNAT enzyme Elp3: MRKFTRTISGVTPVAVMTQPMACPGQCVYCPTYTAIPRSYTPESPAVLRARQCDYDAASQVRMRLRILSDMGHPTDKVELIIMGGTFLAYPEDYQYRFIKGCYDALNDRESATLEEAKLLNETASHRCTGLCLETRPDWCRQEEIERMLDFGATRVELGVQMLDDEIYGLVKRGHRVADVVKASRLLREHGFKVHYHWMPGLPGSTPEKDLELSRQLFSDARFRPDGLKLYPTMVVAGTELEKWYQDGSYQPYPASVMTDLVADIKSIVPGYVRISRVLRDIPSKFIVGGLKDSLRDVVKHRMRELGTGCRCIRCREYGHRVQDGWETGEPRMVRIDYEASEGKEIFLSLEDERETLFGLLRMRVQSRPVARLGQLDGSLALIRELHVYGAEVPLNRQNPAAAQHKGTGKALVAEAERIARAEFQARQMAVLSGTGAREYYRTEFGYRSQADYMVKRL